The genomic region TCTTCGATCCCCACGGAAATCAGCTTTTGTCTGTGGGTGTCTTTGGATAATACAGATAATTTATTCCTACTACCGGCAAGAATTTcaagaaagtgaagaaaagtATTGCATTCAGAGACTTTCTACTGAACCTAAGTATTTAACATTAGTCTCCATTTCCTTTGGATTTTTTATTCCTctaataattataattttttGTTCAGTAAAAGTCATCCAATGTCTCAAAAAGAAGATGGCCAGCAGCTTTCATGAGACAAAGTTAATCCAGAAAGCGCTCCACATTGTTTCTGTGAATCTGTGTGTGTTCACCATATGTTTTTCACCTATCTACATCACAGTGCTCGTGCGGTTCATAGCAGAGGTTGCTAAAGCTTGTTCTCCGCTCTCAAAAATTAGAATCGCTATTCagattttttcatgtttagCTAATATCAACTGCTGTTTGGATGCATTTTGCTATTACTTTGCAGCCAAGGAATTTCAGGAattttcctctctgctccccACTTTTATATTGAAGAGGTCTAAGGTGAATCAAAGCCAAGAGTTACAGCAACCCACTGAGGAAGtgatgttataaaaaaaaaggtttagtgCACTATAGATGTCAAGAGCCACAGTGCTGCTGAAGTTTTGAGGGAATGGGGCTACCTACAGTATTTGCAATCCTGGGTATAGGCATACCTGCAAAAAGGGGTCTCCTAGTCAAGAGGGAGCTCCACATGGTATGGAGAACAGCTGATAAGGCCATTGTTTTGGCCACGTACTTATTTGTACATATCATGCACCTAAACATAAGAAACTTAGCACCTTTACAGCAATGAAAGAAACCACTTCTACTACTGTAACTTTTGGTcattgaggaaaaagaaaaaaaaaaaaaaaaaaaggaaaaaccacTGTAATACAATGTCAAGCCTAGTATGCCTGTGTCACTCACATCAAAGAAGTAACCTGTGCAGTGGTAGTTTCCCACGTAGCTATAAAATGCCAATGCCTACAGCTATGACCAGGATGCAACTATCACTGTGCCTGGGGTAAACCACAGGAGTCAGGTAGTGGCATGACACCATTGTCCTATTCCTGCCATGTAACACGTTTATTAGCTTACAGCAACACCTTGACATTTGTAAGACAAAAATTATTGTGGATGTAAATAAAGCTATTACTGCAAAGTATTGTGGGCCACATAACAGACCCTTAGGAGCACAACATAGCATGTGTGTATCAAGTATAAAGCTGTGAAGACCTCACATCACTTAAATGACTTCCATAAACCCTGGTGAAGGCTTTCTGCTATATTTCAACAGGGTCAAATCTTTAATGAGTCTCCTGTCTGGTTAGAGGggagcatagaatcataggatcatttACATAGTGAACGGGGAAAAGACCATTaggaccatcaagtccaaccattgtgtaacactaccaagtccaccattaaaccatatcCATAAGTGCCACATCCACGTGTCTCTTACATACCTCCAGGGACAGCATCTCCCTGgacagcccgttccaatgcttAACCACcatttccatgaagaaattttcCTTTCACCCAATCTAAACCTCTCCAGGTACAACTTGAGGCCGTTTTCCTCACATCccatcacttgtcacctgagaaagaGCCTGGTGGCCTGAAAGAGCACACCTCGCtgcaacttcctttcaggtagctacagaatgtgatgaggtctcccttcagcctcctcttcaccAGCCTAAACAACCCAAGTTCCCCCAGTCACTCCTTCTATGTCTTGTCTTCTAGTCCCTTCAACAGCTTCACTGCTCCTCTCTGAACATGTTCCGGGAGCTCCTTCTTGTCATGAGGGGCTCAGAACTGAACATAGTTCTCGAGGTCCAAGCTCAGCAGTGCCAAGTGCTTTTCTGAACTTTTTGTAAAATCTAAAGTGCTCCAAGGCTTTGAAACAGTAAATATTCTTTcgctagaagaaaaacaaaatagaagtAGTTGAAAAAGCGTGCAAACTGCTCTTACTGTGTAAGTGATGTCTGCTAAAGTCAGCAAGAGCCCTTTGCGTCACAGGGAAAGGTCTCCTGACTTCAGTTGTGGATTTTCTACTTGTTATCATAGTTTCACATGTTGCTTTTGTAAGTGAGTTGGACCCAGCAAGACCACACAGCctttaaacaaattttaaaatctctttgaaAAACACAGGGGTCCACATGAATTCCTGCATTACTGTCTCATTCCTAAAAAGTTACCACACTAGCACTGCCTAGGAAAGGGGCCAAATCTGGAAGTGAAGGGCCTGGTGGATCCAGCTGGAGGCAGTGCTGAGGGAAGAAGAGGTGCATGCAGCTGGGAAATCTGGGCTGGCTCTGATCCTGCTGTGTACAGGTCCAGCCAGGACTGTCCTCACCTCCTGTCTGCACAACTGATGGCTCTCAATTCACCCAGACCCTCCTATTCGTAGCCACTAACTCTGACACCTGCGCACTGCACCTGAGTCCCGCTCACTCAGGATCCTGAGGTTTTGCAGGTTACAGCACctgcaaggctttttttttttttttttttttccggaaTCAACCCTCCTTAAACATCCATGGGACAAGGTATTTGAAGGTAAAGGGGCCCTGGGTAGTTGGTTAGTATTCAAGGACTGCTTTTTCCAAGCTCAAGATTAGAGCATCTCAACAGATAGGAAGTGAAGAAAGAGAACCAGGAGACCTGCACGATTAAACAGGAATCTGCTGGGCAAACTAAGTGGAAAAGGAGAGTCTACAGATCATGCTGGCCACTTGGGAGGAATGTAATGCTGTTGTCAGAGGATGTAGGGAGGCAACTAGGAAAGCTAAGGCCTCCCTAGAATTAAACCATGCGAGAGGGGTCAAGGACAACAGAaagggcttcttcaaatacaCTGCCGATAAAACTAACATTAGAGGCAATGCAGGCCCACTGATGAACAAGGTGGGTGCCCTGGTGACAGAAGAGAAGGCGGAgttactgaatgccttctttgtttctgtgtatACTGCCGGAGGCTCTCCTGAGGAGCCCCGTGCCCTTGAGGCCCTGGAGGAACTTGGAATAAAGGAGGAATTTACCTCAGTGGATGAGGACTGGGTTAAGGACTGGTTAAGCAAGCAGGACATCCATAAATCCGTGAGTTCTGATGGGACACACCtgtgggtgctgagggagctggtggaagTAATTGctaggctgctctccatcaTCTTTGGTAAGCTGTGGGGAATGGGAGAGGTGCCTGAGcactggaggaaagcaaatgtcactccagtcttcaaaaagggcaagaaggaggactcAGGTAACTATAGaccagtcagcctcaccttcATCCCTGATAAGGTGATGGAACAACTTATCCTTGGTGCTGTCTCTAGGTGTATCAAGGATAAAAAGGTCATTAGGGGCAGTCAACATGGCTTCACCGAGGGGAAGTCGTGCTTGACCAGCCTGATAACCTTTTATGAAGACAGAACCAGGTGGATAGATGATGGAAAAGCAGTGGACGTGGCCTATCCTGACTTCAGTAAAGCCTTTGACACTGTCACCCACAGCATCCTCGCAGCTAAACTGAGGAAGTGTGGTCTGGTCGATCGGGTAGTGAGGCAGACTGTAAACTGGCTGAAGGGAAGGAGCCAGAGGGTTGTGGTCTGTGGGACGGAGTCAAGTTGGAGGCCTGTATCTAGTGGAGACCCTCAAGGGCCAGTAATGGGTCCAGTATTGTTCAATATATTCATCAATGAATTGGAGGAGGGAATGGAGTGTGCtgtcagcaagtttgctgatgatacaaaactgggaggagtggctgacaggccagaaggctgtgctgccatccagcagGATCTCAACAGGTTGGAGAGTTGGTCAGGGAGACACGTAATGATATATAACAAGGACAAATGTagagtcctgcatctgggcaagAACAACTCCAGACACCAGTACAAGCTGGGGACTGcctggctggagagcagcaaaggggaaagggacctggtggacagcaggatGACTGAGCCAGCACtatgcccttgtggccaagaaggccgaTGGCATCCTGGGGTGTATCAGAAGGGGGTGGTTATGGTTGGTAGGTCGAGAGAGgttctcctccccctctactgTGCCCTGGTGAGACTGCATCCGGAATAttgcatccagttctgggcccctcggcTCACGGGCAGGGAACTGCTTGAGAGAGCCCAGCGCAGAGCCACGAGGATGATGGAGGGAGTGGGGCATCTCCCTtacgaggaaaggctgagggagctgggtctctttagcttggagaagggGAGAATGAGGGGTGACtttataaatgtttataaatatgtgaAGGGTGGGTGTCAGGAGGACGGAACCAGGCTCTTCTTGGTGACAtccaatgacaggacaaggggtgcaagctggaacacaggaggttctgcttaaatgtgagatgaaacttcttcacggtgaggtgacagagcactggaacaggctgcccagggggctgtggtgtccTTCtgtggagacattcaaaacccacGTGGACGCGTTCCTGTGTGACCTGATCTGGGTGTTCATGCTCTGGCAGGGGgactggactagatgatctgtCACGGTCCCTTCCActccctaacattctgtgattctgcaaattCTTGTATCCTCTGCAGGTGCGTGAACCGAGGTACACAGACTTTGCTATTTCAGGCCAAAAGCTACTGCCTTCTGCTTACATTTAAACCTTCAAAAAATGCAAGCAGCCTCCAAGGGACCCCTGCAAGCCCCAAGTCAGCCAGGAAGCACCAGCTTTGCCGTGCCCTCCCCATAGCATCTGCACAGAGATGCACAGGCTGAGCCCTTGGGTGCTGATGCTGCAGGAGGGGCCACAGCACAGAGCCCCCCGAGCACACTACCTGCTGCGGCTCAGTTCCTGTGTGGCTctaaggaagaggaaaggggaaacAGGCTCAACAGCCAGGGTCAGTCATGCTGTGGGGCCGATGTTGTTAACCTAATGCTGCTATTTCACAGGCTTTCCATGCTAAAAATAGGACCCATGTGCTCTGCTCCCAGACCCATAGTTTCATCGTGGTCAAGATCTGCTGTCGCAACACTGCGTCTTCCTGTGAGAAAGCGAGGGAAGAAAACACACCAGATGAGGCTCTGCGGGACAGGGTGAGGCAATGCCCTGTGTCTCTCTGCCCATGAGGAGGGCACACCAGCACCTCCCTCACCTCTCCTGAGGCCCTGTCCCATCACCATGTGCCAGCAGTGGGAGGCAGAGGACACCAAGACCCTGGTAGGCTGGTGTCAGTAAacatccctggggagcaccGTGCGAGCTGCAATGCATTTCATCCTGGCACTGCTACTCAGCAATGCCGTAAGCGCCCAGACCTcactgctggagagctgccagcgAGGAAGTGAGAAAACAGCACGAGCGTCATCGGTGCCGTGCCACGTAGTGGCAGCTCGCGGGGCTGAGGCAGGCTGAGAGCTGCGGAGGCaggagaaaatgccaggcgAGCACATTGGGTTGTGGCAGAAGTGGTAACACCTGCAGGGGGACGCAGGAAGGGCTCTGCGAGCAGCCATGTGTGCCATGGAGCAGCTGATGGGCAGCCAGAAAACTGCAGGGATCCTGACCTGGTGGTGTTCAGGAACCTCCAGGAGCCATGCGAG from Anas platyrhynchos isolate ZD024472 breed Pekin duck chromosome 9, IASCAAS_PekinDuck_T2T, whole genome shotgun sequence harbors:
- the GPR35 gene encoding G-protein coupled receptor 35, which encodes MENCTAINTTLQNGILLFQLIVYIPVLSFGFVLNTVAFWVFCCKLKSWTETRVYMLNLVVTDCFLLFSLPFMIYFTNNKHPIDDLCFAVQMIYFTNRPMSIYIIMLIAIDRYIAIMFPLKAKTLRSPRKSAFVCGCLWIIQIIYSYYRQEFQESEEKYCIQRLSTEPKYLTLVSISFGFFIPLIIIIFCSVKVIQCLKKKMASSFHETKLIQKALHIVSVNLCVFTICFSPIYITVLVRFIAEVAKACSPLSKIRIAIQIFSCLANINCCLDAFCYYFAAKEFQEFSSLLPTFILKRSKVNQSQELQQPTEEVML